One region of Mucilaginibacter sp. 14171R-50 genomic DNA includes:
- a CDS encoding fatty acid desaturase has protein sequence MKKTDFVYSQESEPHRIRTKKILKQFPQLRNLIGKNPKTIWAIIGLVAFQVILAWFLRDQSWWLVFGAAYLLGAFADHALFVMIHECTHQLLFKNRNANRWASMFANLPQILPSAISFEKYHIKHHSFQGIHELDADLPNRWEAKLINNSFLGKALWLLFFPIFQLFRLSRLREIHPFDGWILTNWVLQIAFTVVIYQFMGWHSLAFLLLSFSFSVGLHPLGARWVQEHYLTHSAEQETYSYYGNFNAVAFNVGFHNEHHDFPSIPWNKLPEIRKTAPEYYDTLYYHTSWTKLFFRFLFDREISLFNRILRRERGKVAITDVSKPDAELVFSKEASLATQDS, from the coding sequence ATGAAGAAGACTGATTTTGTTTACTCCCAGGAGTCGGAACCGCACCGTATACGTACAAAGAAGATACTGAAGCAATTCCCGCAGTTAAGAAACCTTATTGGAAAAAATCCAAAAACCATTTGGGCAATAATCGGGCTGGTTGCCTTCCAGGTAATACTGGCATGGTTTCTTCGCGATCAATCGTGGTGGCTGGTATTTGGAGCGGCCTATTTATTAGGAGCCTTTGCCGATCATGCGTTATTTGTAATGATACACGAGTGCACCCACCAGTTACTATTTAAAAACCGCAATGCAAACCGCTGGGCATCAATGTTTGCCAATTTGCCGCAAATACTGCCAAGCGCCATTTCTTTCGAAAAATATCACATTAAACACCACTCTTTTCAAGGTATACATGAACTGGATGCCGACCTGCCAAACCGCTGGGAAGCAAAGCTGATCAACAACTCTTTTTTAGGTAAAGCATTATGGCTGTTGTTTTTCCCTATATTCCAGTTGTTCCGCTTATCGCGCCTGCGCGAAATTCACCCGTTTGATGGATGGATACTAACCAACTGGGTATTACAAATAGCCTTTACAGTAGTTATTTACCAATTTATGGGTTGGCATTCGTTAGCGTTTTTGCTGCTGAGCTTCTCGTTTTCGGTTGGCTTGCACCCACTTGGCGCACGATGGGTACAAGAGCATTACTTAACCCACAGCGCTGAGCAGGAAACATACAGCTATTACGGGAATTTTAACGCGGTGGCCTTTAATGTTGGTTTTCATAACGAGCACCACGATTTTCCTTCTATCCCGTGGAATAAACTGCCGGAGATCAGGAAAACGGCGCCTGAGTATTACGACACACTTTATTACCACACATCCTGGACCAAATTATTCTTCAGGTTTTTGTTTGACCGGGAGATATCGTTATTCAACAGGATATTGCGCAGAGAGCGCGGCAAAGTTGCTATAACCGACGTATCAAAACCGGATGCCGAGCTGGTTTTCAGCAAAGAGGCAAGCCTGGCAACGCAAGATTCGTAA
- a CDS encoding EamA family transporter — MWWIYALLSALFAALTAVFAKVGIRGVDSDLATAVRTVVILLIAWAIVLYKGAQHGISGLNKVNWIFLVLSGVATGLSWIFYFKALQLGKVSQVAPVDKLSVAIAIILSVLFLGEPLTLKTGSGALLIIAGTLILIF, encoded by the coding sequence ATGTGGTGGATATACGCTTTATTATCAGCCTTATTTGCAGCTTTAACCGCCGTGTTTGCAAAAGTTGGCATCAGGGGCGTAGACAGCGACCTGGCCACCGCTGTACGCACAGTAGTGATTTTGCTTATAGCCTGGGCAATAGTATTGTATAAGGGCGCTCAACATGGTATAAGCGGCCTTAATAAAGTAAACTGGATCTTTTTAGTGCTTTCGGGCGTTGCTACAGGGCTGTCGTGGATATTTTATTTTAAAGCCCTGCAATTGGGCAAAGTATCGCAGGTAGCGCCGGTAGATAAGTTAAGCGTAGCTATAGCTATTATACTGTCTGTATTGTTTTTGGGCGAGCCCCTTACGCTAAAAACCGGGTCGGGCGCCTTGCTGATAATAGCCGGTACGCTTATTTTGATATTTTAG